A single genomic interval of Arthrobacter methylotrophus harbors:
- a CDS encoding bifunctional 3-phenylpropionate/cinnamic acid dioxygenase ferredoxin subunit — translation MHSACPLSSLAPGDAIRLETSPPIAVFHTEEGELFALDDTCTHQDASLADGWIEDCWVECPLHASKFNLRTGAADAPPAKLPVRVHEVLVVDGQIMVKESQDAPNLPPGLTINGHV, via the coding sequence ATGCACAGTGCTTGCCCGCTTAGCTCGTTGGCTCCGGGGGACGCGATTCGACTCGAGACGTCTCCGCCCATTGCCGTATTTCACACCGAAGAGGGCGAACTCTTTGCCCTCGACGACACCTGCACCCACCAAGACGCCTCACTCGCCGACGGCTGGATAGAGGACTGCTGGGTAGAGTGCCCACTCCATGCTTCAAAGTTCAACCTCCGCACGGGAGCCGCCGACGCGCCTCCCGCAAAATTGCCCGTCCGGGTCCACGAAGTCCTGGTGGTGGATGGCCAGATCATGGTCAAGGAATCCCAGGACGCCCCCAACCTGCCGCCGGGCCTGACCATCAACGGCCACGTCTAG
- the betA gene encoding choline dehydrogenase — protein MANEKFDYVIVGGGSAGSVLADRLSADGSKTVLVLEAGRSDYPWDLFIQMPAALTFPSGNRFYDWRYQSDPEPHMNGRRIAHTRGKVLGGSSSINGMIFQRGNPLDYERWGADAGMETWDFAHCLPYFNRMETALAADPGDELRGHNGPLVLERGPARNPLFQAFFRAAQQAGFARTNDVNGYRQEGFGPFDRNVHKGQRLSASRAYLRPHLDRPNLTVRTRALVSKINFDETGTSGVRATGVRYRRNGKQHSVDAQEVVLCGGAINTPQLLQLSGVGDSTHLKSLGIKPVVNLPGVGENLQDHLEVYIQHACTQPVSMQPSLSLWRYPWIGLQWLFGRKGPAATNHFEGGGFVRSNEDVAYPNLMFHFLPVAVRYDGQKAEAKHGYQVHIGPMYSDARGSLKITSTDPTAHPSMKFNYLSTDQDRREWVEAIRISRNILEQSAMAPFNGGELSPGPAVQTDEEILDWVARDAETALHPSCTAKMGPATDPLAVVDPLSMRVHGTSGLRVADASAMPYVTNGNIYAPVMMLAEKAADLIQGREPLAPIAAGFYRHGAVPDSLGGPDSAESRPEANAARN, from the coding sequence ATGGCCAACGAAAAGTTCGACTACGTCATTGTGGGTGGGGGCAGCGCCGGATCGGTGCTGGCGGACAGGCTCAGCGCCGACGGTTCCAAGACCGTCCTGGTCCTGGAGGCGGGCCGCAGCGACTACCCCTGGGACCTCTTCATCCAGATGCCCGCCGCGCTCACTTTCCCCAGCGGGAACAGGTTCTACGACTGGCGCTACCAATCCGATCCCGAGCCGCACATGAACGGACGCCGGATCGCCCACACCCGCGGCAAAGTCCTGGGCGGCTCCAGTTCCATCAACGGCATGATCTTCCAGCGTGGCAACCCCTTGGACTACGAGCGCTGGGGAGCCGACGCCGGGATGGAAACGTGGGATTTCGCGCACTGCCTCCCGTACTTCAACCGCATGGAGACCGCCCTCGCGGCGGATCCCGGCGATGAGCTGCGGGGACACAACGGACCGCTGGTCCTTGAACGCGGCCCGGCGCGCAATCCGCTCTTCCAGGCCTTCTTCCGCGCCGCCCAGCAAGCCGGCTTCGCGCGGACCAACGATGTCAACGGGTACCGGCAGGAGGGCTTCGGTCCCTTCGACCGCAATGTGCACAAGGGCCAGCGACTCTCCGCCTCCCGCGCCTACTTGCGGCCGCACCTCGACAGGCCCAACCTCACCGTGCGGACCCGGGCACTCGTATCGAAGATCAACTTCGACGAGACTGGTACTTCAGGCGTCAGGGCCACGGGCGTCCGCTACCGACGCAATGGCAAGCAGCACAGCGTGGACGCCCAGGAAGTGGTCCTGTGCGGAGGAGCCATCAACACCCCGCAACTCCTGCAGTTGTCCGGCGTCGGGGACTCCACTCACCTCAAGTCGCTCGGGATCAAGCCCGTGGTTAACCTGCCCGGCGTCGGCGAAAACCTGCAGGACCATCTGGAGGTCTACATCCAGCACGCCTGCACCCAGCCGGTGTCCATGCAGCCGAGCCTGAGCCTGTGGCGCTACCCCTGGATCGGCCTGCAGTGGCTGTTCGGGCGCAAGGGACCTGCTGCCACCAACCACTTCGAAGGCGGCGGTTTTGTCCGCTCCAACGAAGACGTGGCCTACCCCAACCTGATGTTCCACTTCCTACCGGTGGCCGTCCGCTACGACGGCCAGAAGGCCGAGGCCAAGCATGGCTACCAAGTGCACATCGGGCCCATGTATTCCGACGCCCGTGGCAGCCTGAAGATCACGTCCACGGACCCAACCGCCCACCCGTCCATGAAGTTCAACTACCTTTCCACGGACCAGGACCGGCGCGAGTGGGTCGAAGCCATCCGGATTTCCCGGAACATCCTGGAGCAGTCTGCCATGGCGCCTTTCAACGGCGGTGAGCTCTCCCCCGGTCCGGCAGTCCAGACAGATGAGGAAATCCTCGACTGGGTTGCCCGCGACGCCGAAACCGCCCTGCACCCTTCCTGCACAGCCAAGATGGGCCCGGCCACCGATCCCCTGGCCGTGGTGGACCCGCTCAGCATGAGGGTGCATGGCACCTCGGGCCTGCGGGTGGCTGACGCTTCGGCAATGCCCTACGTGACCAACGGCAACATCTACGCGCCGGTCATGATGCTGGCCGAGAAAGCCGCGGACTTGATTCAGGGCCGCGAACCCCTCGCGCCGATCGCTGCCGGGTTCTACCGGCACGGCGCGGTTCCGGACAGCCTAGGTGGCCCGGACAGCGCGGAGAGCCGGCCCGAAGCCAACGCGGCACGGAATTAA
- the glyA gene encoding serine hydroxymethyltransferase — MVEPLIRPLIEADPEVEQAIAQELIRQQSTLEMIASENFAPAAVMQAQGSVLTNKYAEGYPGKRYYGGCEHVDVIEQLAIDRVKALFGAESANVQPHSGAQANAAAMFALLEPGDTIMGLDLAHGGHLTHGMRINFSGKLYNVIPYHVSESDLRVDMAEVEALALEHRPKLIVAGWSAYSRHLDFAEFRRIADLVDAYLMVDMAHFAGLVAAGLHPNPVPYADVVTTTTHKTLGGPRGGVILSKEKYARKINSAVFPGQQGGPLEHVIAAKAVAFKMAAEPEFQERQVRVLEGAKLLAERFLKDDVAAAGISVVNGGTDVHLVLVDLRHSELDGQQAEDTLHRIGITVNRNAVPFDPRPPMVSSGLRIGTPALAARGFGAEEFIEVADIIATALIAAASSGTNDAGTSGDTLGEHTVVELRARVTALAEKFPLYPHLSQDSSKPGSDAAVTELETEMIGATQ; from the coding sequence ATGGTTGAACCGCTGATCCGTCCACTCATCGAGGCGGACCCGGAGGTTGAACAAGCGATCGCCCAGGAACTCATCCGGCAGCAGTCCACGCTGGAAATGATCGCCTCCGAAAACTTCGCACCTGCCGCGGTCATGCAGGCGCAGGGATCGGTCCTGACCAACAAGTACGCGGAAGGCTACCCGGGCAAGCGCTACTACGGCGGCTGCGAGCACGTGGACGTCATCGAACAATTGGCCATCGACCGCGTCAAGGCCTTGTTCGGCGCCGAGTCCGCGAACGTCCAGCCGCACTCCGGCGCCCAGGCCAACGCCGCAGCCATGTTCGCCCTCCTTGAGCCGGGAGACACCATCATGGGCCTCGACCTCGCACACGGTGGCCACCTGACCCACGGCATGCGCATCAACTTCTCCGGCAAGCTGTACAACGTCATCCCTTACCACGTCAGCGAATCGGACCTCCGCGTCGACATGGCGGAGGTCGAAGCCCTGGCCCTTGAGCACCGCCCGAAGCTGATCGTTGCCGGCTGGTCCGCGTATTCGCGCCACCTGGATTTCGCCGAATTCCGTCGCATCGCCGACCTCGTGGATGCGTACCTCATGGTGGACATGGCCCACTTCGCCGGCCTCGTCGCTGCGGGCCTCCACCCCAACCCGGTGCCGTATGCCGACGTCGTAACCACCACCACCCACAAAACCCTCGGCGGTCCGCGCGGCGGGGTGATCCTCTCCAAGGAGAAGTACGCACGAAAAATCAACAGTGCAGTCTTCCCCGGCCAGCAGGGCGGCCCGCTGGAGCACGTGATCGCGGCCAAGGCGGTCGCATTCAAGATGGCGGCAGAGCCTGAGTTCCAGGAACGCCAAGTGCGGGTCCTGGAAGGCGCGAAGCTCCTCGCGGAGCGATTCCTCAAAGATGACGTCGCTGCAGCAGGAATTTCAGTGGTCAACGGTGGTACCGATGTCCATCTGGTCCTGGTCGACCTGCGCCACTCCGAACTGGATGGCCAACAGGCAGAGGACACGCTTCACCGCATCGGGATAACCGTCAACCGCAACGCGGTCCCCTTCGACCCCCGGCCGCCGATGGTTTCCTCCGGTCTCCGGATCGGCACCCCGGCACTCGCCGCCCGCGGCTTCGGGGCCGAGGAATTCATCGAGGTAGCCGACATCATCGCGACGGCGCTCATCGCCGCCGCATCCAGCGGCACGAACGATGCCGGCACCAGTGGTGACACCTTGGGTGAGCACACCGTCGTCGAACTCCGCGCGCGGGTCACCGCGCTGGCGGAGAAGTTCCCCCTTTACCCGCATCTTTCCCAGGACAGCAGTAAGCCCGGCAGCGACGCCGCGGTCACCGAACTCGAGACAGAAATGATTGGAGCAACCCAATGA
- a CDS encoding GntR family transcriptional regulator, giving the protein MSTALEALDTGIQGTSLADNAYLLLRDRLIMMEIKPGDPINDGQIAAELGIGRTPVREAIKRLESDHLVVSYPRRGTFATGVDITQLADVSEIRELLEPLASKRAARLASPKLRQELRDVAAAISSLETHDAAQQELMRYDIQVHRLIYKAAGNPHLEDVLIRYDNLATRIWCYMLDKMPSVSGHVTEHAELLTAIADGDEDRAAALALHHVVSFEETIRKVL; this is encoded by the coding sequence ATGAGCACGGCATTGGAAGCACTAGACACCGGCATCCAGGGAACGTCCTTGGCTGACAACGCCTACCTGCTCTTGCGCGACCGCCTCATCATGATGGAGATCAAACCCGGAGACCCCATCAATGACGGGCAGATTGCCGCGGAACTCGGCATCGGACGAACACCTGTGCGTGAGGCCATCAAACGGCTCGAAAGCGACCACTTGGTGGTGTCCTATCCCCGCCGCGGAACCTTTGCCACCGGCGTCGACATCACCCAACTGGCGGATGTCTCCGAAATCCGGGAGCTGCTCGAGCCCTTGGCATCAAAACGGGCGGCCCGCTTGGCAAGCCCCAAGCTGCGCCAAGAGCTGCGTGACGTCGCTGCCGCCATCAGCAGCCTGGAAACCCACGACGCCGCACAGCAGGAACTCATGCGCTACGACATCCAGGTGCACCGGCTTATCTACAAGGCCGCCGGCAATCCGCACCTCGAAGACGTCTTGATCCGCTACGACAACCTGGCGACACGGATTTGGTGCTACATGCTGGACAAAATGCCTTCCGTATCAGGCCACGTCACCGAGCATGCCGAACTGCTCACCGCAATCGCCGACGGCGATGAGGACCGCGCGGCTGCGCTCGCCCTGCACCACGTGGTGAGTTTCGAAGAGACGATCCGCAAGGTGCTCTAG
- a CDS encoding GcvT family protein, translating to MSTSPRVVIIGAGIVGANLADELSTRGWTNITVVEQGPLKLAGGSTSHAPGLVFQTNASKTMTQFASYTVDKLLSLSDSGVSCFNQVGGLEVATTPERLEDLKRKLGYATSWGIEGRLIDPDECAKHYPLLNQEKVLGGLYVPSDGLASAARAVSLLIAKASAAGVTFRGSTPVTGIEQSGGKVTGVQTHDGVIPADIVVSCAGFWGPKIGAMVGMSVPLLPLAHQYVKTSSVPALVGRNDASRLLDPGNGVWMPILRHQDKDLYYREHGDRIGIGSYAHKPMPVDLRELPEVAADEMSEHRMPSRLTFTEEDFLPCWEDSKELLPALAGAWIAEGFNGIFSFTPDGGPLVGESKDVEGFFVAEAVWVTHSAGVARALAERLIEGQSRIPLHECEVSRFEEIQTAESYVSETSQQNFVEIYDVLHPLQPRVSPRELRVSPFNARQKELGAFFLEAHGWERPHWFEANRALLEQLPAEWQAPEREPWAAMFHSPLSAAEAWKTRTAVALYDMTPLKRLEVSGPGAEALLQRLSAGKVDKKPGAVTYCLLLNGDGGIRSDITVARLDETTFQVGANGNIDFDYFTTEARRQTADDVSQWVQVRDITGSTCCVGLWGPLAREVIAKVSDDDFSNDGLKYFRTKKVRIGGIPVTAMRLSYVGELGWELYTTAENGQRLWDLLFEAGQEQGIIAAGRGAFNSLRLEKGYRLWGTDMTPEHEPFQSGLGFSVSKDKEGYIGAEALKARRELPVNRRLRCLTVDDGTSVVLGKEPVYFRGEPAGYVTSAAYGYTVRKPIAYAWLPAEAREGDAVEIEYFGRRIPATISADPLVDPTMEKLRG from the coding sequence ATGTCCACATCACCCCGCGTCGTCATCATCGGAGCCGGCATCGTCGGTGCCAATCTCGCGGACGAGCTGTCCACCCGAGGCTGGACCAACATCACCGTCGTCGAGCAGGGGCCGCTGAAGCTGGCTGGCGGCTCTACTTCGCACGCTCCCGGCCTCGTATTCCAGACCAACGCGTCCAAGACCATGACCCAATTTGCGTCTTACACCGTGGATAAGCTGCTATCACTCAGTGATTCCGGCGTCTCCTGCTTCAACCAGGTGGGCGGCCTCGAAGTGGCCACCACACCGGAACGCCTGGAGGACCTCAAGCGCAAGCTGGGCTACGCGACGTCGTGGGGTATCGAAGGCCGGCTCATCGATCCCGACGAATGCGCCAAGCACTACCCGCTTCTCAACCAGGAAAAGGTGCTCGGCGGACTCTACGTCCCCTCCGACGGCTTGGCTTCCGCGGCCCGCGCCGTCAGCCTGCTCATCGCCAAGGCGAGCGCCGCGGGGGTCACGTTCCGCGGTTCCACGCCGGTCACCGGCATCGAACAGTCCGGCGGAAAAGTCACCGGCGTCCAAACGCACGACGGCGTGATCCCGGCAGACATTGTTGTCTCCTGCGCCGGGTTCTGGGGTCCCAAGATCGGCGCCATGGTGGGCATGTCCGTGCCACTGCTCCCCCTGGCCCATCAGTACGTCAAGACCAGCTCCGTACCCGCGCTCGTGGGCAGGAACGATGCCTCGCGGCTGCTTGACCCGGGCAACGGCGTCTGGATGCCCATCCTCCGCCACCAGGACAAGGACCTCTACTACCGCGAGCACGGCGACCGGATCGGCATCGGCTCCTACGCCCACAAGCCCATGCCCGTGGACCTCCGGGAGCTGCCCGAAGTGGCGGCGGATGAGATGTCCGAGCACCGGATGCCGTCCCGCCTGACCTTCACGGAAGAAGACTTCCTGCCGTGTTGGGAAGACTCCAAGGAACTCCTTCCGGCTCTCGCCGGCGCCTGGATTGCGGAGGGCTTCAACGGGATCTTCTCGTTCACTCCCGACGGCGGTCCCCTCGTCGGCGAGTCCAAGGACGTTGAAGGGTTCTTCGTGGCCGAGGCCGTATGGGTGACACACTCCGCCGGCGTGGCCCGTGCCCTGGCGGAGCGCCTTATCGAAGGCCAGTCCCGCATTCCGCTCCACGAATGCGAGGTCTCCCGCTTCGAGGAAATCCAGACGGCGGAGAGCTACGTCAGCGAAACCTCCCAGCAGAACTTCGTGGAGATCTACGATGTCCTGCACCCGCTGCAACCCCGCGTCTCCCCTCGCGAACTGCGCGTGAGCCCGTTCAACGCCCGGCAGAAAGAGCTCGGCGCATTCTTCCTCGAAGCCCACGGCTGGGAGCGACCGCACTGGTTCGAAGCCAATCGCGCGCTCCTCGAGCAACTGCCCGCAGAATGGCAGGCGCCCGAGCGCGAACCCTGGGCCGCCATGTTCCATTCCCCCCTTTCCGCCGCCGAAGCGTGGAAGACGCGCACCGCCGTCGCGCTCTATGACATGACGCCGCTCAAGCGGCTGGAGGTTTCCGGCCCCGGCGCCGAAGCGCTCTTGCAGCGCCTCAGCGCCGGAAAGGTCGACAAGAAGCCGGGCGCCGTCACCTACTGCCTGCTCCTCAACGGCGACGGCGGCATCCGCAGCGACATCACGGTGGCCCGCCTGGACGAGACCACCTTCCAGGTGGGCGCCAATGGCAACATCGATTTCGACTACTTCACCACCGAAGCCCGCAGGCAAACCGCCGACGACGTCAGCCAATGGGTCCAGGTCCGCGACATCACCGGTTCCACGTGCTGTGTGGGGCTCTGGGGTCCGTTGGCCCGCGAAGTGATCGCGAAGGTCAGCGATGACGATTTCAGCAACGACGGATTGAAGTACTTCCGCACCAAGAAGGTCCGGATCGGCGGGATTCCGGTCACGGCCATGCGACTGTCCTACGTGGGCGAGTTGGGCTGGGAGCTGTACACGACGGCAGAAAACGGCCAAAGGCTCTGGGACCTCCTGTTCGAGGCCGGACAGGAGCAAGGCATCATCGCGGCCGGTCGTGGCGCCTTCAACAGCCTGCGTCTGGAGAAGGGCTACCGGCTCTGGGGTACCGACATGACCCCGGAACACGAACCATTCCAGTCCGGCCTTGGCTTCTCAGTCAGCAAGGACAAGGAAGGATATATCGGCGCCGAGGCCCTCAAAGCCCGCCGCGAACTGCCCGTCAACCGCCGGCTGCGTTGCCTGACGGTCGACGACGGCACGTCCGTGGTATTGGGCAAGGAACCCGTCTATTTCCGGGGAGAGCCGGCCGGCTACGTCACGAGCGCCGCCTACGGCTACACCGTCCGGAAACCGATTGCCTACGCTTGGCTGCCCGCCGAAGCGCGAGAGGGGGACGCCGTCGAGATCGAATACTTCGGAAGGCGGATCCCGGCCACCATCTCCGCCGATCCCCTCGTGGATCCAACCATGGAAAAGCTGCGGGGCTGA
- a CDS encoding aromatic ring-hydroxylating dioxygenase subunit alpha — translation MTTEVVSPSLIPTLPGHTYVSEDIFRAEQEHVFEQMWFCAVRTADLEKAGSFKTVQIGRESVLINRTRKGEIRAFYNICRHRGVKLCMEESGEANRSFQCPYHAWTYDLEGKLIAAPNLTKMPDIDRNEYGLVKVHVREYMGYVWVCLADEPPSFEEDVMGAIEERLGDLRAVDNYDIANLSLGRRIKYDVKANWKLIIENFMECYHCATIHPELTEVLPEFADGLAAQYFVGHGAEFGDDIKGFTIDGSEGLDRIPGVGDDQDRRYYAVTIKPNVFVNLVPDHVIIHRMFPLAADHTIVECDWLYLPSVVESGKDVSASVELFHRVNEQDFDACERCQPAMGSKIYAKGGVLVPSEHHIEAFHSWVTGKIADVPAGD, via the coding sequence ATGACCACTGAAGTTGTTTCCCCCAGCCTGATCCCCACTCTCCCTGGCCACACGTATGTCAGTGAAGACATCTTCCGCGCCGAGCAAGAGCACGTCTTCGAACAAATGTGGTTCTGCGCAGTGCGGACCGCGGACCTGGAAAAAGCCGGCTCATTCAAAACCGTGCAGATCGGCCGGGAGAGCGTACTCATCAACCGCACCCGCAAGGGAGAGATCCGCGCTTTTTACAACATTTGCCGGCACCGCGGAGTGAAGCTGTGCATGGAGGAATCCGGCGAAGCCAACCGCTCATTCCAGTGCCCTTACCACGCTTGGACCTACGACCTTGAGGGCAAGCTCATCGCGGCCCCCAACCTCACCAAGATGCCCGATATCGACCGCAACGAATACGGGCTGGTCAAGGTCCACGTCCGCGAATACATGGGCTACGTCTGGGTCTGCCTCGCGGACGAGCCCCCGTCGTTCGAAGAAGACGTCATGGGGGCCATCGAGGAGCGGCTCGGAGACCTGCGGGCCGTTGACAACTACGACATCGCCAACCTGAGCCTAGGCAGGCGCATCAAGTACGACGTCAAAGCCAACTGGAAGCTCATCATTGAGAACTTCATGGAGTGCTACCACTGCGCCACAATCCACCCCGAGCTGACCGAAGTCCTCCCCGAGTTCGCCGACGGCTTGGCAGCCCAGTACTTCGTGGGCCATGGCGCCGAGTTCGGCGACGACATCAAGGGCTTCACCATCGACGGCTCCGAGGGCCTGGACCGCATTCCCGGTGTCGGCGACGACCAAGACCGCCGTTACTACGCCGTGACCATCAAGCCGAATGTCTTCGTCAACTTGGTCCCGGACCACGTCATCATCCACCGCATGTTCCCGCTGGCTGCAGACCACACGATCGTTGAATGCGACTGGCTCTACCTGCCCAGCGTGGTGGAATCCGGCAAGGACGTGAGCGCGTCCGTGGAGCTGTTCCACCGGGTGAACGAGCAGGACTTTGACGCCTGCGAACGCTGCCAGCCGGCCATGGGGTCCAAAATCTATGCCAAGGGCGGCGTCCTTGTCCCCAGTGAGCACCACATCGAGGCGTTCCATAGCTGGGTGACCGGCAAGATCGCCGACGTTCCGGCTGGGGACTAG
- a CDS encoding IclR family transcriptional regulator: MDADASLANDPDTDPAGAQHAGVQSVDRAITVLEIIARNGDAGVSEIAEEMGVHKSTASRLLSALDSRGMVQQNHERGKYQLGFNILRLASAIPARLSLVREAREDLEALAEKFAETANLAVLRSNFAVNVDQAIGPNTLGTQDWIGGLTPLHATSSGKVMLAALPPATRDRVLREAGQAQYTPRTITDRDELEQQMPVIAEAGYAATYEELERGLNAVAVPIRNHSGTVIGAISLSGPAFRFEPEKIPGLLDALKQAGHSISVKMGYTAASGA, from the coding sequence ATGGACGCTGACGCAAGCCTTGCCAACGACCCCGATACCGATCCCGCCGGAGCGCAACACGCCGGTGTGCAGTCCGTGGACCGGGCCATCACCGTGCTCGAAATCATCGCCCGCAACGGCGATGCCGGCGTGAGTGAGATCGCGGAGGAAATGGGCGTCCACAAGTCAACGGCGTCGCGACTGCTGAGCGCGCTGGACTCTCGTGGCATGGTGCAGCAGAATCACGAGCGCGGAAAATACCAACTCGGTTTCAACATCCTGCGCCTGGCTAGCGCCATTCCCGCCCGCCTCAGTCTGGTGAGGGAGGCCAGGGAAGACCTCGAAGCCTTGGCCGAGAAGTTCGCCGAGACTGCCAACCTGGCAGTGCTACGGTCCAACTTCGCAGTCAACGTGGATCAGGCCATTGGCCCGAACACGCTGGGAACCCAGGACTGGATCGGCGGACTCACGCCGCTCCACGCGACATCCAGCGGCAAGGTCATGCTCGCCGCCCTGCCGCCTGCGACGCGCGACCGTGTTCTCAGGGAAGCCGGTCAAGCCCAATACACGCCACGCACCATCACCGACCGCGACGAGTTGGAACAGCAAATGCCGGTCATTGCCGAGGCCGGTTACGCGGCCACGTACGAAGAGCTCGAACGCGGACTCAACGCCGTCGCCGTTCCTATCCGCAACCACAGCGGCACGGTCATCGGAGCAATCAGCCTTTCCGGCCCCGCCTTCCGTTTCGAGCCGGAAAAAATACCCGGCCTCCTTGATGCGCTCAAGCAGGCCGGGCATTCAATCAGTGTCAAGATGGGCTACACCGCAGCCAGCGGCGCCTAG
- a CDS encoding NAD(P)/FAD-dependent oxidoreductase, with the protein METLAIVGASLAGLSAARAARAQGFCGRLLIIGDEQQRPYDRPPLSKEFLAGKIGVQHLLLEAEGTEAEDPLQAEWLLGSPARSFDAATGTITLGDGRAVVADGVVIATGASARTLPELAGLANVFTLRTLQDAQDLAPELVAGSRLLVVGAGFIGAEVASTAKSLGMDVTIVCKSHMPLSGPLGSEMAAVLATLHGMNGVELLCDTGIDSYYSYEGNVTGVRLSNGQYRSADVVLLGIGAVPNVGWLAGSGVELDDGVTCDSMGRTNVPGVVAVGDCAAWFDARSGRHHRVEHWSDAQERAALAVTGLLDHSAAPLPLNVPYFWSDQYGVKLQFAGHARDAERVEIEAGALEDHSFLAVYYRGDEPVGVLGVNQPRLFTRWRRQLNASTTQPLLAAP; encoded by the coding sequence ATGGAGACATTGGCGATCGTGGGGGCATCATTGGCGGGACTTTCCGCCGCCCGCGCTGCGCGGGCGCAAGGCTTTTGCGGCCGGCTGCTCATCATTGGCGATGAACAGCAGCGGCCGTATGACCGACCGCCGCTGTCCAAGGAATTCCTGGCAGGAAAAATCGGAGTCCAGCACCTGTTGCTGGAAGCCGAAGGGACGGAAGCGGAAGATCCCTTGCAGGCCGAATGGCTGCTCGGCTCGCCCGCGCGAAGCTTCGACGCCGCCACCGGGACCATCACCCTGGGCGACGGGCGTGCGGTGGTGGCGGACGGCGTCGTGATTGCCACAGGAGCCTCAGCACGCACGCTGCCCGAACTTGCGGGCCTAGCCAATGTTTTTACCTTGCGGACTCTCCAAGATGCCCAGGATCTGGCCCCGGAACTCGTTGCCGGCAGCCGCCTGTTGGTTGTGGGCGCCGGCTTTATCGGCGCGGAGGTGGCATCAACTGCAAAAAGCCTGGGAATGGACGTCACCATCGTCTGCAAGAGCCACATGCCCCTGAGCGGTCCGCTCGGTTCGGAGATGGCTGCCGTCTTGGCCACGCTCCATGGGATGAATGGCGTCGAGCTGCTTTGTGACACCGGAATCGATTCGTATTACAGCTACGAAGGAAATGTGACCGGCGTCCGGCTCAGCAACGGACAGTACCGTTCCGCCGACGTCGTACTCCTCGGTATCGGTGCGGTACCCAACGTCGGGTGGCTGGCCGGTTCGGGCGTGGAGCTCGACGACGGCGTGACGTGCGATTCGATGGGACGGACCAACGTCCCCGGCGTGGTTGCCGTGGGAGACTGCGCGGCCTGGTTCGACGCACGCAGCGGGCGGCACCATCGCGTGGAGCATTGGAGCGACGCCCAGGAACGTGCCGCCCTGGCCGTGACCGGACTCTTGGATCACTCTGCCGCGCCTCTTCCTCTCAACGTGCCGTACTTCTGGTCTGACCAGTACGGAGTGAAGCTCCAGTTCGCCGGCCACGCGCGGGACGCAGAGCGCGTCGAGATCGAGGCTGGGGCCTTGGAGGACCACAGTTTCCTCGCCGTTTATTACCGGGGAGATGAACCGGTGGGCGTCCTCGGGGTGAACCAACCGCGCCTGTTCACCCGTTGGCGGAGGCAACTCAACGCGAGCACCACCCAGCCTCTCCTGGCAGCCCCATAA
- a CDS encoding VOC family protein, translated as MALRLVQVNFKAGDDSALGRFWAEALGWGVSSEGPGVTNVEPLGFVGPDPAAVCVDVVTVPDPETVRYRAHLDLSTTSAAHQAELMGRLLKLGATPADIGQGDVPWTVLADPEGNLFCVLEPRPIYRDTGPIAAVVVNCADPRAMARFWSGAMDWSLHEVTDDFARLRSAKGVGPYLEFVRTPAANAVSGRVHLDLRPYRGDDQAAEVARLRALGATDADVGQGDVPWVCLADTEGNEFCVLTPG; from the coding sequence ATGGCACTGCGACTTGTTCAGGTGAATTTCAAGGCCGGGGATGACTCGGCTCTCGGCCGGTTTTGGGCGGAGGCGCTCGGCTGGGGTGTTTCCAGCGAAGGACCCGGTGTGACCAATGTTGAACCTTTGGGTTTTGTCGGGCCGGACCCTGCCGCCGTGTGCGTCGATGTCGTCACGGTCCCGGACCCCGAAACGGTCAGGTACCGCGCCCACCTGGACCTCTCCACCACCTCTGCGGCCCATCAAGCGGAGCTCATGGGACGCCTGTTGAAGCTCGGCGCGACGCCCGCCGACATTGGCCAGGGCGATGTGCCGTGGACCGTCCTGGCCGACCCGGAGGGCAACCTGTTCTGCGTGCTGGAGCCTCGGCCGATCTACCGGGACACCGGGCCGATCGCCGCGGTGGTGGTCAACTGTGCGGATCCGCGGGCCATGGCCCGGTTCTGGAGCGGGGCGATGGACTGGTCCCTGCACGAGGTGACCGACGATTTTGCGAGGCTGCGTTCGGCCAAGGGTGTCGGGCCATATCTGGAGTTCGTCCGCACACCCGCCGCGAATGCCGTGTCCGGCCGTGTCCATCTCGACCTGCGGCCGTATCGCGGCGATGACCAAGCGGCAGAGGTGGCCCGGCTGCGGGCCCTCGGGGCCACGGATGCCGACGTCGGCCAAGGCGATGTGCCATGGGTATGCCTCGCCGACACGGAGGGCAACGAATTCTGCGTCCTCACTCCCGGCTAA